In a single window of the Magnolia sinica isolate HGM2019 chromosome 7, MsV1, whole genome shotgun sequence genome:
- the LOC131250704 gene encoding uncharacterized protein LOC131250704, with protein sequence MDRVDQMLLLMQQQQQMMVTTMQQQQQMMATMMGAMAQNIGVPQPTPPGQPSPGSNVGNLFERFQRYRPPTFAGTHRPEEAEYWLNRVTKLLRPLHCTEAKSVELLSYLFEKEADLWWESVLRSIPEGHVWTWGEFEARFNVKYLPQTYQHERENEFLRLQQGGMSVAQYENHFTELSRYASEMIASEAIKMRRFTAGLRSDIRSKICCVNIRTYAELVEMSIKAEQDEERVT encoded by the coding sequence ATGGACCGAGTGGACCAGATGTTGCTCCTCATGCAACAACAGCAACAGATGATGGTCACTActatgcagcaacagcagcagatgATGGCCACTATGATGGGGGCCATGGCCCAGAACATAGGAGTGCCGCAACCGACACCACCTGGTCAACCCTCACCCGGAAGCAACGTGGGTAACttgtttgagcgattccagcggtACAGGCCGCCTACGTTCGCAGGCACCCACCGCCCTGAGGAAGCGGAGTATTGGCTCAATCGGGTCACCAAGCTACTTAGGCCTCTCCACTGTACTGAAGCAAAGAGCGTGGAGCTTCTTTCCTACCTCTTCGAAAAAGAGGCAGACTTGTGGTGGGAAAGCGTTCTCCGCTCCATCCCTGAGGGCCACGTATGGACGTGGGGGGAGTTCGAGGCCCGCTTCAATGTAAAGTATCTCCCTCAAACGTACCAGCATGAGAGGGAGAATGAGTTTCTCCGCCTTCAGCAAGGGGGGATGAGCGTGGCCCAATACGAGAACCATTTCACGGAACTCTCCCGCTATGCTTCCGAGATGATTGCGAGCGAAGCAATTAAGATGAGGCGGTTCACGGCAGGACTGAGGAGCGATATTCGCTCCAAGATATGCTGCGTCAACATCAGGACGTACGCCGAGCTCGTTGAGATGTCTATTAAGGCGGAGCAGGATGAGGAGCGGGTCACCTGA